AAAACCGCTGCCGCCCTACCCCGGGAGTATTGGCCTGATCACCTCGGCCAGTGGCGCGGTACTGCACGACATCCGCACCGTATTGCGGCGACGCGCCGCCGGTGTGCGCCTGATCCTGCGACCAGTGCTGGTCCAGGGCGAACAGGCGCCAGAGCAGATCTGCCAGGCGCTGGCCGATTTCAACCGCTTGGCCCAAACCGATGTGCTGATCCTGGCGCGCGGTGGCGGCAGTCTCGAAGATCTGCAGGCCTTCAACGACGAGCGGGTAGCACGGGCCATTGCGGCCTCACGCCTGCCGGTGATCAGCGCGATTGGCCACGAGACCGACTACAGTATCGCCGATTTTGTCGCCGATCTGCGCGCGCCGACGCCCAGCGCCGCCGCCGAACTGGTGGTGCGCAATCGCTGTGAACTGGAACAGCATCTCGATCAACTTGACGGCCGGCTGCGCCGCGGCCTGCGCGGTCGCCTGCAGCAAACCCGCCAGCAGCTTGACGCCCTACAGCGTCGCCTGCGTCATCCCCGCCAGACCCTGCAATGGCAGCGCGACCGTCTGCACTGGCTGCGGGCAGGATTGCAGCAGGCGCTGCAGCAACAGCTTGACCGGCGCCATCAACAGCTGGCGCTGGCCTGCCAGCGCCTTGATGGGCTCTCGCCCCTGCGAATTCTGGCGCGCGGTTACACACTGGTTGAGCAGGATGATGTTCAGGCCAGACCCCTGAGCCGGGCAACGGGTCTGCTTGCCGGGCAACGGGTCTGGCTGCGTTTTCACGATGGCCGGATTCCCGCCCGCCTGGAACAGGACGGCCCAGCGCAGCACCCTTGACGGCACCGCTGTGCTGCTGCCATAATTGCAGCTTATGCCTGACGGGCGAACACCCCCGATTCCGTTGCGATCATTTTGGGCAGGACGCTGAAATAAATGACGCCTTCGGCAAAAGCATCCGGCTGAAGGGGACAACCGAACCGGCTCCAT
This genomic interval from Desulfuromonas thiophila contains the following:
- the xseA gene encoding exodeoxyribonuclease VII large subunit; the protein is MPPCPSSTLPPDTPILSVSRLVDLLKEVIEDNLAQVWLRGELCNLSRPASGHWYFALKDDTSLIRAVMFRSANRTVSFLPANGQQVLCCGRASLYRERGDVQLLIDRMEPDGIGSLQLAFEQLKARLQQEGLFATERKKPLPPYPGSIGLITSASGAVLHDIRTVLRRRAAGVRLILRPVLVQGEQAPEQICQALADFNRLAQTDVLILARGGGSLEDLQAFNDERVARAIAASRLPVISAIGHETDYSIADFVADLRAPTPSAAAELVVRNRCELEQHLDQLDGRLRRGLRGRLQQTRQQLDALQRRLRHPRQTLQWQRDRLHWLRAGLQQALQQQLDRRHQQLALACQRLDGLSPLRILARGYTLVEQDDVQARPLSRATGLLAGQRVWLRFHDGRIPARLEQDGPAQHP